The following proteins come from a genomic window of Carassius auratus strain Wakin chromosome 18, ASM336829v1, whole genome shotgun sequence:
- the LOC113118419 gene encoding uncharacterized protein LOC113118419 yields the protein MASRICDSVLVTGSNRGIGLELVRQLVDSPSPPVQIFAGCRDPSGPRSQALQELAQKHRDVITVVQLDTTSLTSIAEASKLVETKLKGRGLNLIINNAGVNVPGSLAETGIQEMVDVYTTNVVGPMLIVKDFHPLLCKAAAQFPHQTNMSCKRSAIINVSTLLSSITRCPENFSVSPMYPYRVSKAALNMLTRCLAEDLKKDGILVMSLHPGWVQTEMGGPKAPLTTAESISGLIKVIASCTEKDSGTLLDWEGKNIPW from the exons ATGGCCTCTAGAATATGTGACAGTGTTCTGGTGACTGGATCAAACCGTGGAATTGGACTTGAGTTGGTTCGACAGTTGGTTGATTCACCCTCGCCTCCAGTTCAGATCTTTGCTGGTTGTAGAGACCCAAGTGGACCAAGATCACAG GCTCTCCAGGAACTAGCTCAGAAGCACCGGGATGTGATCACGGTTGTCCAGCTTG ACACAACTAGTCTTACTAGTATTGCAGAGGCCTCAAAACTGGTGGAAACCAAGCTGAAGGGCAGAGGTCTGAATTTGATCATCAACAATGCTGGTGTGAACGTCCCAGGATCCCTAGCTGAGACAGGAATACAGGAGATGGTGGATGTGTACACAACCAATGTTGTAGGCCCTATGCTCATCGTAAAG GATTTCCATCCCCTCCTGTGCAAGGCAGCAGCTCAGTTTCCTCATCAAACAAACATGTCTTGCAAAAGGTCAGCTATCATCAATGTCTCCACACTGCTGTCATCCATCACCAGATGCCCTGAGAATTTCTCTGTGTCTCCAATGTACCCCTATCGGGTCAGCAAG GCAGCACTGAACATGTTAACTCGCTGCTTGgcagaagatttaaaaaaagatggcATTCTTGTTATGTCTCTCCATCCAGGATGGGTCCAGACAGAAATGGGAGGCCCAAAG GCTCCCCTGACGACAGCTGAGAGCATCAGCGGTCTGATAAAAGTCATTGCAAGCTGCACCGAGAAAGACAGTGGAACTCTTTTAGACTGGGAAGGCAAAAACATCCCTTGGTGA